In Crassostrea angulata isolate pt1a10 chromosome 6, ASM2561291v2, whole genome shotgun sequence, a genomic segment contains:
- the LOC128187783 gene encoding TBC1 domain family member 10A-like, producing the protein MAVADPSYNQVDTSSDEEDGAKNNINGSPSSPKSVGGYNASKQNGTAVTHIDRYGFMGGSQYTNPDDEHRIAIDKLRQRELKWLEMFDDWEKWMSKRFKKIRDRCRKGIPPSLRSRAWQYLCGSKFLMEHNEGRFDEYLQQPGNPKWEDDITKDLHRQFPQHEMFNSKGSYGQEDLYKILKAYTIHNPRDGYCQAMAPIAAVLLMHMPAEQAFWCFVSICEKYVQGYYSPGLEAIQVDGDVLFGLLKKTQPSVYKHIKKQQIAPILYMTEWFMCLFTRTLPWSTVLRVWDMFFCEGIKVIFRVALVLFKIVFGDAGNFKDCPTLYETLEKLRHIPIQHLDEELVVQDTLRLNINERDMEKEHQKQIHRRKTKDKSKKGGKQKS; encoded by the exons ATGGCGGTTGCAGACCCCAGTTATAATCAAGTCGACACTAGTTCAGATGAAGAGGATGGGGCAAAAAATAACATCAACGGCAGTCCTTCTTCACCCAAGTCTGTGGGAGGCTATAATGCCTCTAAGCAAAATGGAACTGCTGTAACACATATTGATAGATATGGATTTATGGGTGGTTCCCAGTACACAAATCCAGATGA TGAACACAGGATTGCAATTGACAAACTCAGACAACGAGAGCTGAAATGGCTAGAAATGTTTGATGATTGGGAAAAATGGATGAGCAAAAGATtcaaaaag ATAAGAGATAGATGCAGGAAAGGTATCCCACCATCACTGAGGTCACGTGCATGGCAGTATTTGTGTGGGAGTAAATTTCTCATGGAACACAATGAAGGAAGATTTGAT gaaTATCTACAGCAGCCAGGAAATCCAAAGTGGGAAGATGATATTACAAAAGATTTACACAGACAATTTCCTCAGCATGAAATGTTCAACTCAAAAGGAAGTTATGG tCAAGAAGACTTGTACAAAATTCTGAAGGCCTACACCATTCACAATCCAAGAGATGGCTACTGCCAAGCCATGGCCCCTATAGCTGCTGTACTATTGATGCATATGCCAGCGGAGCAAGCGTTCTGGTGTTTTGTGTCCATATGTGAAAAATATGTCCAAGGATACTACAGTCCTGGCTTG GAAGCTATTCAAGTAGACGGGGATGTTTTGTTTGGCTTACTCAAAAAGACACAAccatctgtgtacaaacatata AAAAAGCAGCAGATAGCCCCTATACTGTACATGACAGAATGGTTTATGTGTTTATTCACCAGAACACTGCCTTGGTCTACTGTGTTAAGAGTTTGGGATATGTTTTTCTGTGAAG gcatAAAGGTGATATTTCGTGTTGCTTTGGTgctatttaaaattgtgtttgGGGATGCAGGGAATTTTAAAGATTGTCCAACACTGTACGAAACTCTGGAAAAACTAAGACACATTCCAATTCAGCATTTAGATGAAGAACTGGTAGTACAAGAT ACATTGAGACTGAACATCAATGAAAGAGATATGGAAAAGGAGCACCAGAAACAAATTCATCGACGGAAAACTAAAGACAAATCAAAGAAAGGAGGGAAGCAGAAGTCATGA